GAGCGTGTCGCCTTCGCGGAAGGCGCCGCCTTCAACGAACGCGGGGCTTGCCCAAACGATGCGGCCGGCAACTTGCGCGGCAAGCGCGGCTTCGATACGCGGACGCGCTTCACCTTGCACATTGACGCTGATGCTGGCGGGGCGCGCGTGCGCGACGGCGAATTGCACCGCTGGCGGTTGCGGCGCCTTGTCCTTCTCTTCTGGCTTCGGGCCGGTCGCCACCAGGATCCCAACGCCGGCGACGCCGCCGAGGATCACAAGCAAGGGCGCCGCGTAGATCGCGGCCTTCTTGGCTTTCGCGAGGAGCGGTCTCTCGGCGCCGGCTTCATCCGCGTTCGCCATGGAGAAATCCATCTTGTTCATTGCGCTTGATCCTCGGAACGGGCCGGATCGATCCCGCCGGTGCGGGCGCCGCCACCGAGGGCGACGTGATAGGAGATGCGATTGGAGACGCGTGCGGCGCGCGCGGTGATGAGCCCGCGCTCCGCATCGATGCGGCGGGTATAGGCGTCGATAAGCTCGAACAATGTCGCGACGCCGCGCGCGTATTCACGCTCGGCGAGCGCTTGGGCTTCGCGCGCTTCATCGGCGGCGATGGCGAACTGGGTTTCGCGCACTTGCAGGCTTTGATCGGAACTGATTGCGCCTTCGACTTCGCTCCAAGCGCCGATGGCGGTGCTGACGTAACCAGAAGCGGCAGCGCGGCGATCGTTGACGCTGGCGCGCGCTTCAGAGATCAGCGCGCCGCCTTGGAAGATCGGCATGGTGATGCCGGCGACGAGGTTCGACACCATGTTGACGCTGTCGTCGATGTCGGTGAGGCCTTGGCCGCTGGAGCCGGCGCTGGCGCGCAAGGTGAGGCGCGGCAGCAGTGCGGTGCGCGCTTCGTGGATGCGGAAGCCGGCGGCGCGCATCCGGCGCTCGGCGGCGAGCACATCGGGGCGGCGTTCTAGCAAATCGCCCGGCGCGCCGGCGGCGGCGATGGGCGCGAGTTGCGGCAGTTCGCCCTCTGCGGTGAGCAGGCCGTCGGGATAGCGGCCCATGACTTCCTGCAAGCGGCGTGAGGCGCCGAGCAGCGCTTCGCCGGCCTGCGCTTCAAACGCTCGCGCAGACGCGACTTGGCTGCGCGCCGTGCGCAGATTGAGCGAAGACACGATGCCAGCTTCGTAACGGCGTTGTGTGAGATCGAGCGCGCGTTCGCGGGTTTGCAAATCTTCGCGTGCGAGCGCCAGCAATTGCTGCGCTTCGATCACATCGACCCAACCGCGCGCGGTTTGGCCAGCGACGGAAAGGCGCGCTGCGTCGAGATCGGCGCGCGCGGCATCCGCCGTGAGATCAGCAGCCATCACGCCAGCGCCCACGCGGCCCCAGATGTCGACTTCCCAAGACGCAAGCACGCTCGACGTCATGATTTCGGTGCGCGTGCGCTGGGTGGGGTTTGTGCCAGGTACGGGTGTTTCGGTGCGCGTGCCGTCGGCGCCGACGGATGCGTCGGGCAGCCACCGGCCGAACGCGCCGCGCGCGCGCCAGCGCGAAGCGTTGGCGGTAGCTTCGGCGCGCTGGAGGTCCGGACTGCCGGCCAACGCTTCACGGACCAGCGCGGACATTTCAGCGGAGTTCAGGTCGTCGAGCCACGTTGCGGCGGGGGAGGCGGCGAGTTCGGCTGCGCGCTCGGCGCCGATGGCTTCCGCCGCCACATACGAATCAGGCTCGTCCGGGAGTTTGGATCCCGCGCATGCGCTGGTCACAGCCATCAGGCTGAGCCCTATCCAAAATCGCGCACCGCTCTTCATCGGTCCCCTCGTGCTCGCACGCCGTTTAGGCATGCTTCTCTCGAATGTCAATAAATCCGTATCGACTTTCGATAATGTAACGGGCGCAATCCGGCCCGGATGTGACCCTCGCCACGCTGGTGTGATGCCAGGGGGAGGCCATTCGGATGCGCGCCGGTTGCACCAATGTTTGCGCCAGGCCTAATTGCGGCCAGCTTAAAACAATGACGACCGAACAGAGTTCACTCCGACAAATTGCCAGCGAGCGCATGGCAGGCTTGGCCTGGGCCGGCGCTGGCATTGGCGTTCTGGCGGCGTTGGTTACCGTTTGGACCAATCCGCTGGCGGCGTTGTTCGCGGCGGCGTTGGGCGCCTCCTTGGCGTGGGCTGCGACGCGAACCAGTGCGAGCCGGCGGTTTCAGCCAGTGGCGCGCAACGACATCGTTATCGTTGGGTTGCGCGATCTCGCGCCGCTCTTGGAGGCTCTGCCGGATTCGGCATTGTTGATCGACGTTGAAGGCCGCGTCGCGGGGTCGAACGCAGCCGCGCGCCGCGAGTTGCAGTTCGAAGCCGCGGGTTTGTTCTTATCGTCAATCTTGCGCCATCCTGCTTTGCTTGACGCCGTGCAAGCGGCCTACGATGGCGCCACGCGCACGGTCGAGTACGACACCGCCGACCAAGTCGAACAGCACATTAGATGCTATGTCGCGCCGGTGTTGTGGGGCGACGAAAAGGCCGCCTTGATCGTATTTCACGACCAAACCTCGCGCGTGAACACTGAGCGTATGCGCGCGGATTTTCTGGCGAACGCAAGCCATGAATTACGCACGCCGGTGGCTTCGCTCACGCTTTTGATTGAGACGCTGCGCGGTCATGCGCGCGACAATCCCGAGGAGCGCGAGCACTTCCTTGGCATGATGCAAGTGCAGGCCGATCGCATGCGTCGACTGATCGACGATTTGTTGTCGCTCTCGAGGATCGAACTTGATGAGCACGTACCGCCGACCGATCGCGCCGATCTCAACCAAGTCGCGCGAGAGGTCACGGACGTCATGCACAGCACCGCGAAGGAGCGCGGCGTGACGCTCAACACGATCGACGCCACCGGCCCCGCGCGCGTTGTCGGCGATCGCTTCCAGCTCTCGCAGGTGGTCCAGAACCTGGTCGACAACGCCATCAAATATTCCCCGAACGGGGGCCACGTGAACGTTCATGTGGGACACGCGGCAAGCCGCGAAGACGCGATTCAGGCGGCGGGGCGACGGTGGGACGAGGCGGGACGGATCGCTTTGCTTACACCGGCTTCGGCGCCCAATCGGGCCTATGTCTATGTCCGCGTGGAGGATTCCGGACCCGGCGTGGCGCGGCGATATCTGCCTCGGCTTGGCGAGCGCTTTTTTCGGGTTGAGCGCGAGGAGGGCGCGGAGCGAGGCGGTACCGGGTTGGGCCTAGCGATCGTTAAGCACATCATCAACCGCCACCGGGGCGGTCTCATCGTCGAAAGCCAGCCGGGCAAGGGCTCGGCGTTCATTGCATTTGTGGAAGCCGCCGCTGACTGAACGCCGCAGCTTGGTTCACATCAGTGTCATCAAAGACCGGTAGGGGCAGGATGCGAATGGATGGGGTTGAGTCGCGCCTGACCGCAGAAGCGAGCGCGAGCCAAACAAGGGCCGAAACGACATGGAATTTTCCGCGGAACCCGCCATGAGCGGCCCGGTCATGACGGCCCCCACGCTGGGCGCCAGCGCAGGCGTTCTGACGAGCACCGACGTGAAGGTGTCGGCGCGCGACATCAACGTGTTCTATGGCGACAAGCAGGCGCTGTTCAATGTTTCGATCGACGTGCCGGATCGTTCGGTCACTGCGTTTATCGGCCCGTCAGGCTGCGGCAAGACCACGTTTCTGCGCTGCATCAACCGGATGAACGATACGATCGAAGGGTGCCGGGTTGACGGTTCGCTGCAGATCGAAGGCAAGGACGCCTACGCGAAGAATGTCGATCCAGTGGTGCTGCGCACCCGCGTCGGCATGGTGTTCCAGAAGCCAAACCCATTTCCGAAATCGATCTATGAGAACGTCGCCTACGGGCCGCGCATCCATAATCTGGCGAAGACGAAGGCCGATATGGACGGCATCGTCGAGGCGTCGCTCCGTCGCGCGGGCCTCTGGGAAGAGGTGAAGGATCGCCTTCAGCAACCAGGCACCGGCCTTTCGGGCGGCCAGCAGCAACGTCTGGTGATCGCGCGCACAGTGGCGGTGAACCCCGACGTGATTTTGATGGACGAGCCCTGTTCGGCGCTCGACCCGATCGCGACCGCCAAGATCGAAGAATTGATCGATGAAATGCGCGAGAATTATTGCATCATCATCGTGACGCACTCGATGGCGCAGGCTGCGCGCGTTTCGCAAAAAACCGCGTTCTTCCACCTCGGCAAATTGGTGGAAGCCGACCAGACCGAACAGATTTTCACAAACCCGCGCGACCGCCGCACCCAAGATTACATCACTGGCCGGTTCGGCTAAGCTGATGTCAGGCGCGAACAAATCCAAGCGCGCCGCCGCGGCGCCGGCCCTCGCGCGACAGGTCAAGACCACGATGCCCGATCATACCGTCAAGGCGTTCACGGAGGAGCTCGATGGGCTCCAGCACGAAGTCGCGCGCATGGGCGGGCTGGCCGAGACCGCGTTGAACGAAGCCCTGGCGGCGTTCAGCCGGCGCGACACGACCTTGGCGCAAGCTGTGATCGAGCGCGACGGGAAGATCGACGCTGCGCAGCGCGATATCGAGAAGCGCGCCGTGAAACTGTTCGCACTGCGCCAGCCAATGGCGAACGATCTGCGTATGGTGCTCACGGGGTGGCGTATAGCCGGTGAGCTCGAGCGCATTGGCGACCTGGCAAAGAACATCGCCAAACGCTCGTTGATCTTGAACCAGGCCGAGCCGATCCAGCTCACCAAGTCGATCGACCGCATGGGCCGCATTGCGTCGTCGCATCTGAAGCAGGTGCTTGACGCATATTCGAACCGCGATGTGCAGGCGGCGGTAGGCGTGTGGTACGGCGATGAAGATATCGACGCGCACTATAACAGCCTGTTCCGCGAATTGCTGACCTACATGATGGAAGATCCGCGCATGATCTCCTCAAGCGCGCATTTGCTGTTCATCGCCAAGAACGTCGAGCGGATTGGCGATCACTGCACAAACATCGCGGAATATATCCATTATCTTGTGACCGGCGAAGACATCGCGCGAGAGCGGCCCAAGGCCGACAGCGCGGCGCCGGACGATCAATAGGGCGTCATATGAATCCTCACGTTTTGGTCGTCGAGGATGAGGAGGCGCTCTCCCAGCTCCTCAAATATAATCTGGAGAAGGAAGGCTATCGCGTCTCCGTCGCGCGCGATGGCGAAGAGGCGCTCGTCGTTGCGGACGAGGTGAAGCCTGACCTTGTGCTGCTCGACTGGATGCTGCCGAAGGCGCCGGGCATCGAGGTGTGCCGCCGATTGCGCGCGCGCCAGGAAACGCGCAACACGCCGATCGTCATGCTGACCGCGCGGGACGAAGAGAGCGACCGCATCCGCGGCCTCGACACGGGCGCGGACGACTACATTTCTAAGCCGTTCTCGATGACCGAATTGCTGGCGCGCTTGCGCGCCGTGATGCGGCGTATCCGACCGGGCTTGGCGGACGACAAGCTTCTCGTTGGCGATCTGGTCATGGATCGGGTGTCGCATCGCGTGAAGCGCCGCGGGCGCGAAGTGCATCTTGGCCCGACGGAATTCCGCATCCTCGACCATCTGATGCAGCACCCCGGCCGCGTGTTTAGCCGCGAGCAATTGCTGGACGCTGTGTGGGGTTCGGACGTTTACGTTGAGGCGCGCACGGTGGACGTTCACATCGGACGGTTGCGCAAGGCGCTGATCGAAGGCGACGAGGCGGATCCGATCCGCACCGTGCGCAGCGCCGGCTACGCGATCGACGTCGACGACTAGACGTCGCGCGATCAGCTAATCACGCGTCCGTGAAGCGCGTTCGACGTTTGCGTCTCAGCATTGCGAAGTTTTTTTGAAACGCTGCCGCGAGCTGTTTTCGGCACGCGTTTTTCTGCTAGTGTGAGGTCGTATCGGCAAGGTGTGAGTTATTTGGGTGCAGCGAACCTCTGAAGGAGGCGAGCATGGTGGTGGAACTAACGCACGTACTCAACGAAGCGAGAATATCGCTCGGACGTGCTGAGAAATTTCTGACCGACACTCTAGACCGCACAGACGGTGCGGATGATCCCGAACTCGTTTTGTTTTCGAGGCTTGCCGCGGACTTGTTTGCTGCAACCGCGAACGCTTCCGCAGACGCTGACACGCTCATGCGAGCCTTGCACGCTGGGCAGCCGCGCGCATCGCTTGAAAAGGCGATCACGAACCTGCAGCGGGTGGCGCAGAGCCAGTCTTCGCAGGCCGCGCGGCTCAGCCATCAGGTGATGGCGACGATCGCCGCGCACAGCCCGAGTGGCCGCTTTGTGATTTGCGGTGAGCGTGGTGTTCGCGACAGCAACATCTTCCCCGGTTTGCTGGGCTTGATGCCGGACTGCCCGGACCCGGCAAACGATGGCTCCGGCGACGCCTCGGGCGCCAAGCGCGCGGGTCGGCGTCGCCGCTAACAAAAACGCGGCTCGTTGCCGAGCCGCGTTTCTGAGTCCGCGTTGACGCTTGCGCTTACATTGCCGCGAGGCGCAGTGCGCGACGGAGTTCGTCCGGCTCGCTGACGCGGCGCTTCTTGGCTTGGCTCGGCTGGTAGGCCAAGCGCGCATGATCGGCGCAGTATGGTCCGCTGGCGGAGCCGCGGCCGCAGAATGCGAAGCTCGGGTCGCCCGGATCGCCGATCGGGAATTTGCAGGTGCTTTCGTTGATCGTCAGCACGGTGGCCGTGCGGCCGGCGTCATCGCGCAACGGTTCAAGTTGCGGAATGACCACCATCGGCATGTTCGAGGCCGGGCGGGCCATACGCGGCGCTGTAGGCCCGATGATGCGCGGGCGCTGCACGCGCACCGGGCGCTTGGCCGGACGGGAAGGGGTGGCGCGGCCAGCGAGGCCGAGCCGGTGAACCTTGCCGATAACGGCGTTCCGGGTGACCCCGGTCAGTTGTTTGGCGATCTGCGACGCCGAGAGCCCTTCAGCCCACAGCTTGCGCAAAAGCGTGACACGCTCTTCCGTCCAACCCATATTTAGCCCCTATGCCCTTGCGCCACGAATGGCGCTCCATCAAATCGCCGCCCCGGCGAGTTAGCCGATATATAGGGGCGCCTTACGGAATGAAACACAATATCTCGTATGGTTGTTGTCCACAGCCCTTGCCGAATCACTAACAGGATAGTCAAGGGCTGCTCCCCGGCGCGTGAGCGCCTAAGTGATTGCGATGACGGAACTTCCGCCGTCGCCTGGGACAAATTCCGCGCCCAACGTGGTTAATGACGAGTTAAAGGCTTATCCCCAAGTGCAGACAGAAACCGGGCCGATGACGACCACTTCGACGCTGACCGCACGCCGCTATGGCGCAGTGAATTGGTTGGGGCTGCAGACCCTGATCTGGCGGGAGATCTACCGCTTCATCAAAGTTGGCGCGCAGACGGTGCTGGCGCCTTTGATCCAGACCATCCTGTTCATGATGGTGTTCTCGCTGGTTCGCAGCGGCGATTGGCCGGGCACGGTGCGGCCGTATGCGGATGGTTTGGCGGCTGGCCTGGTGATGATGTCGATCATCTCCAATACGTTCCAGAACTCATCGTCATCGATGGTGATTGCAAAGGTTCAGGGCAATTCAGTCGATTTCCTGATGCCGCCCTTGAGCGCCTTGGAGCTGACGATCGCGTTTATCGTCGGCGCCGCGGCGCGTGGGATTTTGGTGGGGGCGGTGAGCCTTGTCGCTGTCGCGTGGCTTGCGAACATCATGCCGGAGCACGTGTTGGCGGCGATCTATTACGCGATCGTGGCGTCGGTGATTTTTGGTGCGATCGGTTTGTTGGGCGGCGTATGGGCGGATAAGTTCGATCACCTGGCGGCGGTGACGAATTTCGTCGTCGTGCCGCTGACCTTTCTCTCAGGCACGTTCTACTCGACGGATGCGCTGCCAGAGCCGTTCCGCACGCTCTCGCACTACAATCCGGTGTTCTTCCTCATCGATGGTTTCCGCTACGGCTTCATCGGCGCCCATGACGCGCCGCTTATGACGGGCGCGATCGTCTCGGGATTGTTGGCGCTGGCGCTGAGCTGGGCTTGCTGGGCGCTGCTGAAGAGCGGGTATCGGCTGCGGAGTTAGAACCCCGGCCAATCCATACCGGCGCGCGCGTTGTCCCAGATCATCGCCATGATGCGCCAATGGCCGTTTTCATCGCGCATGAGCTGGATTGAGTTGATGCCTTGGCGTTCGGGTTCGACGTCGCTCTCGGATAGCCGCGCCTCGTAGGCGCTCCACGCATGGGCGACGTTGCCGAAGATGTCGAGCTTGCGGGCGGTCTCGACCTCGAAGAAGCCGTGCGCGGCGAAGATCGGCGCCACGGCCGCGCGGTAGCCTTCAAGCGTCATGATTTTGTGCGTGCTGCGGCCGGCCTCATCCACGCCGGTGCGGATCATCCGCGCGTCGGGGTGGAAGAGGATGGGCTGCAGTGACCAGTCGCGCGCCCCGGCGGGGCCCGAAATCATGGAATACATGGCGGTGATCACGGCGGAGATGTCGGTGCGGTCGAGGGTCATGGCTCGAGCCTAAACCGTGGGCGGGCGCGTTCGGAGCGCGTTTGCGACGAACCCGCGCCGGCATGCGTTTCTGAACCCGAGCGGACCGGCGCCCGCGCTTGACCCCGCGTCCGGCGCGCCGCAAAAGGCCCGCTTCCCTTGAACCAGGACCAGACGCCATGAGCGCCGCCGAGAGCCATATTCTTCCCGTCTATTCGCCGCCGGAGCAAAGCTTCGAGCGCGGCGAGGGCTGCTGGATTTGGGACGACAAGGGCGAGCGATATCTGGACTGCATCGCCGGCATCGCCGTGAACGCGCTGGGGCACGCGCCGAAGGTGCTGCAGAAGGCGCTGAACGATCAGGCCGCGAAGCTCTGGCACACCTCCAACATGTTCAAGGTGAAGGGCCAGGAGACGTTGGCGCAGAAGTACGTCGATACGTCCTTCGCCGAGTTGGTGTTCTTCACCAATTCCGGAACGGAGGCGATCGAAGGCTCGCTGAAGACGGTGCGGAAGTTTCATTCAGCCAACGGCCAGCCCGAGCGTATCGATATCATCGGCTTCAAGGGCGCCTTTCACGGCCGCTCTTACGCGGCCATCAACGCGGCGGCGAACCCGAATTACACGGATGGCTTCGGCCCGACGCTGCCGGGTTATCTGAGCGCCGAGTTCAACGATCTGGACAGCGTGAAAGCGTTGATCAATCCGGAGACGTTCGCCGGCATCATCGTTGAGCCGGTGCAAGGCGAAGGCGGCGTGCGCGAGGGGACGTCGGGATTTCTGCAAGGCTTGCGTAAGCTCTGCGACGATCACGGCGCGCTGTTGATCTTTGACGAAGTGCAATCGGGCGCGGGCCGCACGGGCAAGCTCTGGGCGCATGAATGGTCAGGCGTGACGCCCGACGTGATGGCTGTGGCCAAGGGCGTTGGAGGCGGCTTCCCGATGGGCGCGTTCATGACCACGAAACATGCCGCCAAGGGCATGGTCGTTGGCGTGCACGGCACCACGTTCGGCGGCAATCCGCTGGCGATGGCGGTCGGCAACGCGATGTTCGACGAACTGATGAAGCCGGAATTGCTTGAGCACGTGAACAAGGTGTCGAACCAACTCACGCAGGCGCTCGAGAGCCTGAAGGATCGCCATCCTGACCTGGTGGTCGACGTGCGCGGGAAGGGTCTGTTGCGCGGCATCAAGCTGACGATCAATCCGAAGGGCATCCAAGGCAAATTGCGCGAGCGGAAGGTGCTGGTTGGCGTCGCCGGCGACAACGTGCTGCGCCTCGCGCCGCCCTTGATCATTGATGAAGCGCAAATCGCGCAAGCAGTGGATGCGATCGACGCGGTGCTGGCGGCGCACAAGGCCGAGGCCGGCGCATGAACGTGCGGCACTTCATCGATCTTGCGAGCTTCAGCAAAGCTGAGCTGCGCGCAATCGTCGATGAAGCGCATCGCCGCAAAGCCGCGCGCCAAGGCCGGCCGAAGGGCGCAGCTGACGATGACGCGCCGCTCGCGGGCTATGCGTTGGCGATGATCTTCCAGAAGAACTCGACGCGCACGCGTGTCTCGTTCGACATCGGCATGCGTCAGCTCGGCGGGCAGACGATCGTGATGAGCGCGGCCGATATGCAGCTTGGCCGTGGCGAAACCATTGGCGACACAGCGCGCGTGCTGTCGCGCATGGTGGATGCGGTGATGAT
This window of the alpha proteobacterium U9-1i genome carries:
- a CDS encoding phosphate regulon sensor protein PhoR, with translation MRAGCTNVCARPNCGQLKTMTTEQSSLRQIASERMAGLAWAGAGIGVLAALVTVWTNPLAALFAAALGASLAWAATRTSASRRFQPVARNDIVIVGLRDLAPLLEALPDSALLIDVEGRVAGSNAAARRELQFEAAGLFLSSILRHPALLDAVQAAYDGATRTVEYDTADQVEQHIRCYVAPVLWGDEKAALIVFHDQTSRVNTERMRADFLANASHELRTPVASLTLLIETLRGHARDNPEEREHFLGMMQVQADRMRRLIDDLLSLSRIELDEHVPPTDRADLNQVAREVTDVMHSTAKERGVTLNTIDATGPARVVGDRFQLSQVVQNLVDNAIKYSPNGGHVNVHVGHAASREDAIQAAGRRWDEAGRIALLTPASAPNRAYVYVRVEDSGPGVARRYLPRLGERFFRVEREEGAERGGTGLGLAIVKHIINRHRGGLIVESQPGKGSAFIAFVEAAAD
- a CDS encoding ABC-type multidrug transport system permease component — its product is MIAMTELPPSPGTNSAPNVVNDELKAYPQVQTETGPMTTTSTLTARRYGAVNWLGLQTLIWREIYRFIKVGAQTVLAPLIQTILFMMVFSLVRSGDWPGTVRPYADGLAAGLVMMSIISNTFQNSSSSMVIAKVQGNSVDFLMPPLSALELTIAFIVGAAARGILVGAVSLVAVAWLANIMPEHVLAAIYYAIVASVIFGAIGLLGGVWADKFDHLAAVTNFVVVPLTFLSGTFYSTDALPEPFRTLSHYNPVFFLIDGFRYGFIGAHDAPLMTGAIVSGLLALALSWACWALLKSGYRLRS
- a CDS encoding acetylornithine aminotransferase yields the protein MSAAESHILPVYSPPEQSFERGEGCWIWDDKGERYLDCIAGIAVNALGHAPKVLQKALNDQAAKLWHTSNMFKVKGQETLAQKYVDTSFAELVFFTNSGTEAIEGSLKTVRKFHSANGQPERIDIIGFKGAFHGRSYAAINAAANPNYTDGFGPTLPGYLSAEFNDLDSVKALINPETFAGIIVEPVQGEGGVREGTSGFLQGLRKLCDDHGALLIFDEVQSGAGRTGKLWAHEWSGVTPDVMAVAKGVGGGFPMGAFMTTKHAAKGMVVGVHGTTFGGNPLAMAVGNAMFDELMKPELLEHVNKVSNQLTQALESLKDRHPDLVVDVRGKGLLRGIKLTINPKGIQGKLRERKVLVGVAGDNVLRLAPPLIIDEAQIAQAVDAIDAVLAAHKAEAGA
- a CDS encoding RND efflux system protein, translating into MKSGARFWIGLSLMAVTSACAGSKLPDEPDSYVAAEAIGAERAAELAASPAATWLDDLNSAEMSALVREALAGSPDLQRAEATANASRWRARGAFGRWLPDASVGADGTRTETPVPGTNPTQRTRTEIMTSSVLASWEVDIWGRVGAGVMAADLTADAARADLDAARLSVAGQTARGWVDVIEAQQLLALAREDLQTRERALDLTQRRYEAGIVSSLNLRTARSQVASARAFEAQAGEALLGASRRLQEVMGRYPDGLLTAEGELPQLAPIAAAGAPGDLLERRPDVLAAERRMRAAGFRIHEARTALLPRLTLRASAGSSGQGLTDIDDSVNMVSNLVAGITMPIFQGGALISEARASVNDRRAAASGYVSTAIGAWSEVEGAISSDQSLQVRETQFAIAADEAREAQALAEREYARGVATLFELIDAYTRRIDAERGLITARAARVSNRISYHVALGGGARTGGIDPARSEDQAQ
- a CDS encoding phosphate transport ATP-binding protein PstB (TC 3.A.1.7.1), which produces MTAPTLGASAGVLTSTDVKVSARDINVFYGDKQALFNVSIDVPDRSVTAFIGPSGCGKTTFLRCINRMNDTIEGCRVDGSLQIEGKDAYAKNVDPVVLRTRVGMVFQKPNPFPKSIYENVAYGPRIHNLAKTKADMDGIVEASLRRAGLWEEVKDRLQQPGTGLSGGQQQRLVIARTVAVNPDVILMDEPCSALDPIATAKIEELIDEMRENYCIIIVTHSMAQAARVSQKTAFFHLGKLVEADQTEQIFTNPRDRRTQDYITGRFG
- a CDS encoding phosphate transport system regulatory protein PhoU, whose amino-acid sequence is MSGANKSKRAAAAPALARQVKTTMPDHTVKAFTEELDGLQHEVARMGGLAETALNEALAAFSRRDTTLAQAVIERDGKIDAAQRDIEKRAVKLFALRQPMANDLRMVLTGWRIAGELERIGDLAKNIAKRSLILNQAEPIQLTKSIDRMGRIASSHLKQVLDAYSNRDVQAAVGVWYGDEDIDAHYNSLFRELLTYMMEDPRMISSSAHLLFIAKNVERIGDHCTNIAEYIHYLVTGEDIARERPKADSAAPDDQ
- a CDS encoding phosphate regulon transcriptional regulatory protein PhoB, with product MNPHVLVVEDEEALSQLLKYNLEKEGYRVSVARDGEEALVVADEVKPDLVLLDWMLPKAPGIEVCRRLRARQETRNTPIVMLTARDEESDRIRGLDTGADDYISKPFSMTELLARLRAVMRRIRPGLADDKLLVGDLVMDRVSHRVKRRGREVHLGPTEFRILDHLMQHPGRVFSREQLLDAVWGSDVYVEARTVDVHIGRLRKALIEGDEADPIRTVRSAGYAIDVDD
- a CDS encoding GcrA cell cycle regulator, coding for MGWTEERVTLLRKLWAEGLSASQIAKQLTGVTRNAVIGKVHRLGLAGRATPSRPAKRPVRVQRPRIIGPTAPRMARPASNMPMVVIPQLEPLRDDAGRTATVLTINESTCKFPIGDPGDPSFAFCGRGSASGPYCADHARLAYQPSQAKKRRVSEPDELRRALRLAAM